Proteins encoded in a region of the Mariprofundus ferrinatatus genome:
- the radC gene encoding RadC family protein → MDESVKGHRERLRKRFAGHGLDGFHDYEVLELLLTYIIPRVDVKPVAKRLLEIFGTLAGVFDATMPELAQVRGIGEQGALFLALIRQAELRYLASDLPGRSVYDRPDKVKAHLRMVVQGRGMECFGAVFTDQQHRHRATQIMFEGTVDRTAVYPRNLIKRALELDAKGLILFHNHPGGTPHASSEDIELTRRMAEACSTLDIKILDHFLIAGKEVLSFKENGWY, encoded by the coding sequence ATGGACGAGAGTGTAAAGGGCCACCGCGAGAGACTTCGCAAGCGATTTGCCGGGCATGGACTCGACGGCTTCCATGATTACGAGGTGCTGGAGTTGCTGCTCACCTACATCATCCCGCGTGTCGATGTGAAACCGGTCGCCAAAAGACTTCTCGAAATCTTCGGAACGCTGGCCGGCGTCTTCGATGCAACCATGCCGGAGCTTGCACAGGTCAGGGGGATCGGCGAGCAGGGGGCACTGTTTCTGGCCCTGATCCGGCAGGCAGAACTACGTTATCTCGCATCCGATCTGCCTGGAAGGTCGGTGTATGACAGGCCGGATAAGGTAAAGGCACACCTGCGGATGGTGGTGCAGGGGCGCGGCATGGAGTGTTTCGGCGCCGTATTTACCGATCAGCAGCACCGTCATCGTGCCACCCAGATCATGTTCGAGGGAACCGTGGATCGGACCGCGGTCTATCCGCGCAATCTTATCAAGCGGGCGCTGGAGCTGGATGCCAAGGGTCTGATTCTGTTCCACAACCATCCCGGCGGCACGCCGCATGCAAGCAGCGAGGATATTGAGCTGACCCGGCGAATGGCCGAGGCGTGCAGCACGCTCGATATCAAAATCCTTGACCACTTCCTGATTGCCGGCAAAGAGGTGCTCTCCTTCAAGGAGAACGGCTGGTATTAA